Proteins encoded in a region of the Kryptolebias marmoratus isolate JLee-2015 linkage group LG14, ASM164957v2, whole genome shotgun sequence genome:
- the phpt1 gene encoding 14 kDa phosphohistidine phosphatase — protein sequence MCTQTKAAAVMANIPRVDIDPSGVFKYVLIRVHSREEGDDSEADIVRGYGWAEYHADIYEKVSEELEAGGLLDCECIGGGRIKHDAQAKKIHVYGYSMGFGRANHAVTTEKLKARYPDYEVTWDNEGY from the exons ATGTGCACCCAGACCAAGGCCGCGGCCGTCATGGCCAACATCCCCCGGGTGGACATCGACCCGTCCGGGGTGTTTAAATACGTCCTGATCCGAGTCCACAGCCGGGAGGAGGGAGACGACTCGGAGGCGGATATAGTCCGAGGATACGGCTGGGCCGAGTACCACG CGGACATCTATGAGAAGGTGTCCGAGGAGCTGGAGGCAGGAGGCCTCCTGGACTGCGAGTGCATCGGAGGAGGGAGGATCAAACACGACGCTCAGGCCAAGAAGATCCACGTCTACGGGTACtccatg GGGTTTGGACGAGCGAACCATGCGGTGACCACGGAGAAACTGAAGGCTCGGTACCCGGACTATGAGGTGACCTGGGACAACGAAGGCTACTGA